One window of the Desulforhopalus sp. genome contains the following:
- a CDS encoding TetR/AcrR family transcriptional regulator: MDIEDISFGDEVTTNIKNQDLVKERRRQIADGAVKLFIKHGYHKTTTRALARETGLSIGSLYEYVSTKDDVLYLVCIAIHSEVEKGVKEALARPTIGKAALAEVIREYFLACNRMSDHVLLMYQVTHFLPLKWQEKVLEAELRITGLFIEAMYELRSIGKLPMLEDDTINLIGHNISVLGHTWAFRRWYFGKHFTIEQYIEKQTEFIMSFLEEAKNAGHDPATVVSI, encoded by the coding sequence ATGGACATTGAGGATATAAGCTTCGGAGACGAAGTCACCACCAATATTAAAAATCAAGATCTGGTCAAGGAACGAAGGCGGCAGATAGCCGATGGGGCCGTTAAGCTCTTCATAAAGCATGGATACCACAAAACAACCACCCGCGCCCTGGCCAGGGAAACCGGGCTGTCCATTGGTTCGCTGTATGAATACGTATCGACAAAGGATGACGTGCTCTACCTGGTGTGTATTGCTATCCATTCGGAGGTTGAAAAAGGAGTGAAGGAGGCCCTCGCCAGGCCAACCATCGGTAAAGCGGCTCTGGCCGAGGTCATCCGCGAGTATTTTCTTGCCTGTAATAGAATGAGCGACCACGTCCTGCTGATGTATCAGGTCACCCACTTCCTTCCTCTGAAATGGCAGGAAAAGGTGCTTGAAGCGGAATTGCGGATCACCGGTCTTTTTATTGAAGCGATGTACGAACTTCGCAGCATAGGCAAGTTACCGATGCTCGAAGATGATACGATCAATCTAATCGGCCATAACATATCAGTACTCGGACATACCTGGGCCTTTAGGCGCTGGTACTTCGGTAAACACTTTACCATCGAGCAGTATATAGAAAAACAAACCGAATTTATTATGAGTTTTCTTGAGGAAGCAAAAAATGCCGGTCACGATCCAGCGACGGTTGTGTCGATTTAG
- a CDS encoding acetyl-CoA C-acetyltransferase, giving the protein MRTAVIVSAVRTPFGSFGGSLSKIGATDLGALVIKEAVARAGIDKSQVNECIMGMVLPCGYGQNPAKQAAIKAELPQEVEAVTVNKVCGSALKAVMLAAQAIQCGDADVVVAGGMENMSMAPYYLEKARWGHRMGPGKIEDHMVHDGLWDVVNDFHMGMSNELICENWQVNRADQDRFAEESYRKALKAIGDGVFKDEIVPVPIPQKKGEIKFFAEDECPTETSYESLAKMRPAFKKDGVGTAGNASIISDGAAALLLMSREKAEELGCTIMAEVGAQASAGIELRYVLMAPILAIPKVLKKEGISLGDVDLFEINEAFSGTSVAINRVLELDTKKVNVNGGAVALGHPIGASGGRLLTTLLHEMIRRDAKRGLASLCLGGGEAVALVVKR; this is encoded by the coding sequence ATGAGAACAGCGGTGATCGTCAGTGCGGTAAGGACCCCTTTTGGAAGTTTTGGCGGTAGTCTCAGCAAGATTGGCGCAACCGACCTGGGTGCTTTGGTTATCAAAGAAGCAGTGGCCCGGGCAGGTATTGACAAGAGTCAGGTCAATGAGTGCATCATGGGCATGGTGCTGCCATGCGGCTATGGGCAGAACCCGGCCAAACAGGCGGCGATCAAGGCCGAACTGCCGCAGGAGGTGGAGGCGGTGACCGTCAACAAGGTCTGCGGTTCGGCGCTTAAGGCAGTCATGTTGGCCGCCCAGGCGATCCAGTGCGGCGATGCCGATGTCGTTGTCGCCGGGGGTATGGAGAATATGAGTATGGCTCCCTATTACCTCGAAAAGGCCAGGTGGGGACACCGCATGGGGCCGGGCAAGATCGAAGACCATATGGTGCATGACGGACTGTGGGACGTCGTCAACGACTTTCATATGGGCATGTCCAATGAACTGATCTGCGAAAATTGGCAGGTAAACAGGGCCGACCAGGACCGCTTTGCCGAAGAGTCCTACCGCAAGGCGCTGAAAGCGATAGGTGATGGAGTCTTTAAAGACGAGATCGTGCCGGTGCCCATTCCCCAGAAAAAAGGTGAAATCAAATTCTTTGCCGAGGATGAATGCCCCACTGAAACGAGTTACGAAAGCCTAGCCAAGATGCGGCCGGCCTTTAAAAAAGACGGGGTTGGCACAGCAGGCAACGCATCGATTATCAGTGACGGGGCGGCGGCGTTGCTCCTTATGAGCCGCGAAAAGGCGGAGGAGTTGGGGTGCACGATAATGGCCGAGGTCGGCGCCCAGGCATCCGCCGGAATAGAACTGCGCTACGTGCTCATGGCGCCGATCCTGGCGATTCCCAAAGTATTGAAAAAAGAAGGAATATCCCTGGGCGATGTCGATCTCTTTGAGATCAACGAGGCCTTCAGCGGGACCTCGGTGGCGATCAACCGGGTTCTGGAACTGGATACGAAGAAGGTAAACGTCAACGGTGGAGCCGTCGCTCTCGGTCATCCGATCGGTGCCAGCGGCGGCCGGTTGCTTACCACCCTTCTTCACGAGATGATCCGCAGAGATGCCAAGCGGGGACTGGCGTCGCTTTGTCTTGGTGGTGGTGAGGCTGTGGCTTTAGTGGTTAAACGATAA
- a CDS encoding 3-hydroxybutyryl-CoA dehydrogenase encodes MAIEKFGVIGSGQMGGGIAQVAATSGLQVLMSDIKEEFTQKGLALIAKNLARSVEKEKITAAERDAILGRITTTTNLADMAGVDYVVEAAVERQDLKFKIFQDLDTFCPPHTILATNTSSIPIGRIAAQTKRPDKVIGMHFMNPVPVMKLVEVIKGLATSQETFDITWELCKKFSKTPAEANDFPGFIANRILMPMINEAIFCLYQSVGKVEDIDTVMKLGMNHPMGPLALADLIGLDTCLAIMETLYDGFKDSKYRPCPLLRKYVEAGWLGRKTGKGFYQY; translated from the coding sequence ATGGCGATAGAAAAATTCGGGGTTATCGGTTCCGGACAGATGGGCGGCGGCATTGCCCAGGTTGCCGCAACCAGCGGTCTGCAGGTCTTGATGAGTGACATCAAGGAAGAATTCACCCAAAAGGGTCTGGCATTGATAGCCAAGAATCTTGCCCGGAGTGTGGAAAAAGAGAAAATCACCGCCGCCGAGCGCGATGCCATTCTTGGCCGGATAACCACCACCACGAACCTTGCCGACATGGCCGGCGTTGATTATGTCGTTGAGGCGGCGGTTGAACGGCAGGATCTGAAATTTAAGATATTTCAGGATCTTGATACCTTCTGCCCGCCCCATACCATTCTTGCTACCAATACCTCTTCCATCCCCATCGGCCGGATAGCCGCCCAGACCAAGAGGCCGGATAAGGTCATCGGCATGCATTTCATGAATCCGGTGCCGGTGATGAAGCTGGTCGAGGTCATCAAAGGCCTGGCTACCAGTCAGGAAACCTTTGATATCACCTGGGAGCTTTGCAAGAAATTTTCTAAGACTCCTGCGGAAGCCAACGATTTTCCGGGATTTATTGCTAATCGTATCCTCATGCCGATGATCAATGAGGCAATCTTTTGCCTGTATCAGAGCGTCGGCAAGGTCGAGGATATCGACACGGTCATGAAACTTGGCATGAATCATCCGATGGGGCCGCTGGCCTTGGCCGACCTCATCGGCCTTGATACCTGTCTGGCGATCATGGAAACCCTTTATGACGGCTTCAAAGACTCGAAATATCGACCCTGTCCGCTGCTTCGCAAATACGTTGAGGCGGGTTGGCTGGGCCGAAAGACCGGCAAGGGTTTTTACCAATATTAA
- a CDS encoding Xaa-Pro peptidase family protein — protein MHTIDKSVPVQELEIRIKNLQQAIAVNGLDSALIVQKTDLFYFSGTSQQGWLYVPVTGKPILMVYKEYERALAESSLGQIVSIVGIKKIPETIAGFGYPQPVSIGMEFDVLPVSLFFQYQKVFEKARIQDISSDIRLIRAVKSEFEIGKLRAAAALSDKVAARVPELLVAGKTEVALAGELEGYARSLGHQGIVRMRMFGAELYYGHLMSGDAAAVPSYLASPTGGSGVSSVVGQGAGYKKIAAGEALLVDYVFALDGYISDHARIFSIGLLPGELLAAHDAMLDIQEKIKVQAKPGAITGEIYDLMVAMAEEKGYGEYFMGVGERRIRFTGHGVGLELDEYPFLAKGQKLPLQAGMVIALEPKTIFPGLGVVGIENTHLVTENGLDPLGKFPDGICSVAEKG, from the coding sequence ATGCATACTATCGATAAGAGCGTACCGGTTCAAGAGCTTGAGATAAGAATTAAGAATTTACAGCAGGCTATCGCTGTAAACGGTCTGGATAGCGCCCTGATCGTCCAGAAAACCGATCTGTTTTATTTCTCCGGTACCTCCCAGCAGGGATGGTTGTATGTTCCCGTCACTGGCAAGCCGATTCTCATGGTTTACAAGGAATATGAGCGGGCCCTGGCCGAGTCGTCTCTTGGGCAGATTGTCAGCATTGTCGGCATTAAAAAGATACCCGAAACTATCGCCGGATTCGGTTATCCCCAGCCGGTCTCGATCGGCATGGAATTCGATGTCTTGCCGGTCAGCCTATTTTTTCAGTATCAGAAGGTCTTTGAGAAGGCCCGGATCCAGGATATTTCCAGCGACATCCGGCTGATCCGGGCGGTAAAGTCGGAATTTGAGATCGGCAAACTGCGGGCGGCGGCGGCATTGTCGGATAAGGTCGCGGCGCGGGTGCCGGAGCTGCTCGTTGCCGGGAAGACCGAGGTGGCCCTTGCCGGAGAGCTTGAGGGGTATGCTAGAAGCCTTGGTCATCAGGGGATTGTGCGCATGCGCATGTTTGGTGCCGAACTCTACTATGGCCACCTGATGTCCGGGGACGCAGCAGCGGTGCCGAGCTATCTTGCCTCGCCGACCGGCGGGTCGGGGGTGAGCAGCGTTGTCGGCCAGGGCGCCGGCTACAAGAAAATCGCCGCCGGCGAGGCGCTTCTTGTCGATTATGTCTTTGCTCTCGACGGCTATATCTCCGATCATGCCAGGATATTTTCCATCGGCCTGCTACCCGGAGAACTGCTCGCGGCGCACGATGCCATGCTCGACATTCAAGAGAAGATTAAAGTGCAGGCAAAACCGGGGGCGATTACCGGTGAGATCTACGACCTAATGGTCGCCATGGCCGAGGAAAAGGGCTATGGCGAATATTTCATGGGGGTCGGTGAGAGACGGATCCGCTTTACCGGCCATGGCGTCGGCCTGGAACTCGATGAATATCCCTTCCTTGCCAAAGGCCAGAAATTACCCCTGCAAGCGGGGATGGTCATCGCTCTTGAACCGAAAACGATATTCCCGGGCCTCGGGGTCGTCGGTATTGAGAATACCCATCTGGTTACCGAAAACGGGCTTGATCCCTTGGGCAAGTTCCCGGACGGGATTTGTTCTGTAGCGGAAAAAGGCTAA
- a CDS encoding enoyl-CoA hydratase-related protein, translating to MEFQNITLVKEEAIATVTINRPKALNALNLDTLMEMRQCFRELGEDRQIRVVIITGGGEKAFVAGADIAYMQALEPAQGKIFGKLGHEVLRTIEYLPQPVIAAVNGFALGGGCELALACDIRFASSNAKFGQPEVNLGIIPGFGGTQRLPRLVGKGLANELLFSGNIIDAEEACRIGLVNKVFSPENLMIECRALAAKIASRGPGAVRLCKEAVNNGMELDLTRACVYEADLFTQCFSSADQREGMLAFLEKRAPNFQDK from the coding sequence ATGGAGTTTCAAAACATTACGCTGGTAAAGGAAGAGGCAATCGCCACGGTGACCATCAACCGGCCAAAGGCGCTGAACGCATTGAACCTGGACACCTTGATGGAGATGCGCCAGTGCTTCAGGGAGCTTGGCGAAGACCGGCAGATTCGGGTGGTTATCATCACCGGAGGAGGGGAGAAGGCCTTCGTCGCCGGTGCCGACATCGCCTATATGCAGGCGCTTGAACCGGCCCAGGGGAAGATCTTCGGCAAACTTGGCCACGAGGTGCTGCGCACCATTGAATACCTGCCCCAGCCGGTCATTGCCGCCGTCAACGGCTTTGCTCTGGGTGGCGGCTGTGAATTGGCCCTTGCCTGCGATATTCGCTTTGCTTCCAGTAACGCCAAGTTCGGTCAGCCCGAGGTGAATCTCGGAATAATCCCCGGATTCGGCGGCACGCAGCGTCTGCCGCGCCTTGTCGGCAAGGGCCTGGCCAACGAATTGCTGTTTTCCGGCAACATCATCGATGCGGAAGAGGCCTGCCGAATCGGCCTGGTCAACAAGGTCTTCTCCCCGGAGAACCTGATGATTGAGTGCCGTGCACTAGCGGCAAAAATTGCCTCGCGCGGTCCGGGGGCGGTACGTCTGTGCAAGGAGGCAGTCAATAACGGCATGGAGCTTGATCTCACCCGGGCCTGTGTCTATGAGGCCGACCTTTTTACCCAGTGTTTCAGCAGTGCCGATCAGCGGGAAGGGATGCTCGCCTTCCTTGAAAAGCGTGCCCCGAATTTTCAGGACAAATAA
- a CDS encoding acyl-CoA dehydrogenase family protein, producing the protein MNFDLSEEQRLIQETAREFAAVELEPAAAGLDRGEDDAIFYTNLKKLAELGFMGLNIRDEYGGSEAGTVAFSLAMTEIARACASTAVTVSVNNMVGEVIQALGNDEQKKKYIARICSGEYPAGAFGLTEPGAGSDPAGMTTTAVRDGEDWVLNGSKIFITSGSCAGVFVVWAVTDQTAAKGKGISLFLVEAGTKGLIVGRKEEKMGQHASPTNEILFQDCRIPASAMMGKENDGFRAAVAELAGGRIGIGSLALGIGLAAMDKATRYSLERAQFGKKISQFQAIQWKIADMYTDLEAARLLLLHAAFKKEQGRPYAKAASMAKLFASEAANRACYEAMQIFGGYGYTREFPIERYARDARITAIYEGTSEIQRLIIAREILNEFS; encoded by the coding sequence ATGAACTTTGATCTAAGCGAAGAACAGCGGCTGATCCAGGAAACGGCACGGGAGTTTGCGGCCGTCGAATTGGAGCCGGCGGCGGCCGGGCTTGACCGCGGTGAAGACGACGCCATTTTCTATACCAATCTCAAGAAATTGGCTGAGCTTGGTTTTATGGGCCTTAATATCCGTGATGAGTACGGCGGTTCTGAGGCGGGCACCGTGGCCTTCAGCCTGGCCATGACCGAGATTGCCCGGGCCTGCGCCTCGACGGCGGTCACGGTGTCGGTAAATAACATGGTCGGCGAGGTCATTCAGGCCCTCGGCAACGATGAACAAAAGAAAAAATACATAGCCCGGATCTGTAGCGGTGAATATCCTGCCGGGGCCTTTGGGCTTACCGAGCCGGGTGCCGGTTCCGATCCGGCCGGGATGACCACCACGGCGGTGCGCGATGGTGAGGATTGGGTTCTTAATGGTTCGAAGATCTTTATCACCAGCGGCTCCTGTGCCGGGGTCTTTGTCGTCTGGGCGGTGACCGACCAGACAGCCGCCAAAGGAAAGGGGATCAGCCTTTTCCTCGTTGAAGCAGGGACGAAGGGGCTGATTGTCGGCAGAAAAGAGGAAAAAATGGGGCAGCATGCCTCGCCCACCAACGAGATACTTTTTCAGGATTGCCGTATTCCCGCTTCGGCCATGATGGGCAAAGAAAACGACGGTTTTCGCGCGGCTGTGGCCGAATTGGCCGGAGGACGGATCGGAATTGGCTCCCTGGCGCTTGGTATCGGTCTTGCGGCGATGGACAAGGCCACCCGCTACTCCTTGGAGCGTGCCCAGTTTGGCAAAAAGATCAGCCAGTTTCAAGCCATCCAGTGGAAGATCGCCGACATGTACACCGATCTTGAGGCGGCAAGACTTTTGCTGCTCCATGCCGCCTTCAAAAAGGAACAGGGCCGACCCTATGCCAAGGCGGCCTCTATGGCCAAACTCTTTGCCTCGGAAGCGGCCAACCGGGCCTGCTACGAGGCAATGCAGATCTTCGGCGGCTACGGCTACACCCGCGAATTCCCCATTGAGCGTTACGCCCGTGATGCCCGGATTACCGCGATATACGAGGGAACCAGTGAGATCCAGCGGCTCATCATCGCCAGAGAGATTTTGAACGAATTTTCTTGA
- a CDS encoding nitroreductase family protein: MDDIIRSRRSIRRFQDKEVASETLTELFDAARFAPSWGNLQCWELIVVRQPEDKLQLAGLLTAKNPATKCTETAPVILAICGNPQKSGYYKGVQVTRYQHWFLYDLGIISQTLCLKAWQLGLGSVIVGSFDHKAAEALLGVPEGYELVSLIALGYPDHDPPAPKRREIGDFVHYDRFTGS; this comes from the coding sequence ATGGACGATATCATCAGGAGCCGGCGGAGCATCCGGCGTTTTCAGGATAAAGAGGTGGCGAGCGAGACTCTCACTGAGCTCTTTGATGCAGCGCGCTTTGCCCCTTCGTGGGGAAATTTGCAGTGTTGGGAGCTTATCGTGGTCCGCCAGCCGGAGGACAAACTCCAGCTGGCGGGTCTGCTCACGGCCAAGAATCCCGCTACCAAATGCACCGAGACCGCGCCGGTTATTCTTGCCATCTGCGGCAATCCGCAAAAATCAGGCTACTATAAAGGGGTGCAGGTGACCAGATACCAACACTGGTTTCTCTACGATCTCGGCATCATCAGCCAAACCCTGTGTCTCAAGGCCTGGCAGCTGGGCCTGGGGTCGGTGATCGTCGGTTCCTTCGACCATAAGGCCGCCGAGGCGCTGCTCGGTGTGCCGGAAGGGTACGAACTAGTGTCGCTCATCGCCCTCGGTTACCCGGATCATGATCCGCCGGCCCCGAAGCGGCGGGAGATAGGGGATTTTGTCCATTATGATCGTTTTACCGGGTCTTGA